A single region of the Eleginops maclovinus isolate JMC-PN-2008 ecotype Puerto Natales chromosome 4, JC_Emac_rtc_rv5, whole genome shotgun sequence genome encodes:
- the LOC134862625 gene encoding zinc finger MYM-type protein 1-like: MHHLSEKVKKHEASKMHMDSCLKLSAFGRVNIATQLDESYRIAVRRHNDEVSKNRHILGRLIDCVKFCGVFELALRGKDESEGSSNAGIFRGLVDLVASLDEVFEEHLRTATVFKGTSKTVQNELLDCMASVIRERIVEEVRAARFVAIQADETTDVSTQTQLVLVLRYVDGKHAVQERFFEFVPILSATASSIADAILERLNSVFTDDDKCKLIAQAYDGASVMRGERAGVQQKVREEYKNAHYLHCYAHQLNLIMQQATSHISAVRVFFSDLGGISSFFTRSPKRTALLDQIVARRLPRASSTRWNFNSRIVSTVYENLGDLIECFETIRSDSTFDSTTVREASGFLRMLQDEDFVFFLQQFHQIMPHVDMMYQQLQKRDIDMVFIKRALQNFTSSIQAIRDQSSSQQQQQEAPGTTRSRRALGEQEKQRLSKEICDTILGHAKARFSFTSHLVSAVLLEAELFDRHRTTFPEEALNTTVRAYPMLHKERLRTELSLIYESPDFRGCCGALALYQVLQSYNLQETFSETVALLNILITTPMTTAEAERCFSTLKRIKTFLRNTMGQERLNALGMLSMERELVRNMPDFNERVIDRFACLKERRAKFQYK; the protein is encoded by the exons ATGCACCACCTCTCAGAAAAGGTGAAGAAACACGAAGCATCGAAGATGCATATGGACAGCTGCCTAAAACTGTCGGCATTTGGGAGAGTGAACATTGCCACACAGCTGGATGAGAGCTACAGGATAGCCGTGCGCCGTCACAACGATGAGGTGAGCAAGAACCGGCACATCCTAGGCCGCCTTATCGACTGTGTGAAATTCTGTGGCGTGTTTGAGTTAGCTCTGAGAGGCAAGGATGAGAGTGAGGGGTCCAGCAACGCGGGGATTTTTCGTGGACTGGTTGATTTAGTGGCGTCGCTGGACGAGGTGTTTGAGGAGCACTTAAGAACGGCCACAGTCTTTAAGGGCACATCAAAGACGGTGCAGAATGAGCTGCTGGATTGCATGGCATCTGTCATCAGAGAGCGTATCGTGGAGGAGGTGAGAGCAGCAAGATTCGTGGCAATCCAAGCAGATGAGACCACAGACGTCTCTACACAGACTCAGTTGGTGCTGGTGCTGAGATATGTAGATGGAAAACACGCTGTGCAAGAACGGTTCTTTGAATTTGTCCCCATCTTGTCAGCAACGGCCAGCTCCATTGCCGATGCAATTTTGGAGAGACTGAATAGCGTTTTCACTGATGATGATAAGTGTAAACTCATTGCGCAAGCCTACGACGGTGCCAGTgtgatgagaggagagagagctggtGTGCAGCAAAAGGTACGAGAAGAGTACAAAAATGCCCATTATTTGCATTGCTACGCACACCAGCTGAATTTGATCATGCAGCAGGCCACTTCACACATCTCAGCAGTGAGAGTTTTTTTCTCTGACCTTGGTGGGATTTCCAGTTTTTTTACCCGGTCACCCAAACGCACAGCCCTTCTCGACCAGATTGTTGCACGAAGGCTGCCTAGAGCATCATCCACAAGATGGAACTTCAACAGCAGGATCGTGAGCACTGTCTATGAGAACCTGGGCGACCTCATAGAGTGTTTTGAGACCATCAGGTCAGACAGCACCTTTGACAGCACCACCGTGAGGGAGGCGTCTGGCTTCCTGAGGATGCTGCAGGAtgaagattttgtttttttcctgcagcagtTTCATCAAATCATGCCTCATGTTGACATGATGTACCAACAGCTGCAGAAGAGGGACATTGACATGGTGTTCATCAAACGTGCCCTGCAGAACTTCACCAGCAGTATTCAGGCCATCAG GGACCAAAGCTCCtctcaacagcagcagcaagaagCCCCAGGTACCACAAGATCAAGGAGAGCCTTGGGAGAACAAGAGAAGCAGAGGCTGTCAAAAGAG ATCTGTGACACAATCCTTGGCCATGCCAAAGCCAGGTTCTCCTTCACCAGCCACCTTGTGAGTGCCGTGCTGCTAGAGGCAGAGCTGTTTGACCGGCATCGGACAACATTCCCTGAAGAGGCTCTGAATACCACCGTGAGGGCATACCCCATGCTACACAAGGAGAGGCTCAGGACTGAGCTTTCTCTCATCTACGAAAGTCCAGACTTCAGGGGCTGCTGCGGTGCACTGGCTCTGTACCAGGTTCTACAGAGCTACAACCTCCAGGAAACCTTCTCTGAGACTGTGGCGCTGTTGAACATCCTCATAACCACTCCGATGACAACAGCTGAAGCTGAGAGGTGTTTCTCCACCTTAAAGAGGATCAAGACATTCCTGAGAAATACAATGGGACAGGAACGTCTGAATGCATTGGGCATGCTTTCCATGGAAAGAGAGCTGGTCAGGAACATGCCTGATTTCAACGAGAGGGTGATTGATCGCTTTGCTTGCTTGAAAGAGAGGCGAGCTAAATTTCAATACAagtga